A genome region from Erigeron canadensis isolate Cc75 chromosome 3, C_canadensis_v1, whole genome shotgun sequence includes the following:
- the LOC122591568 gene encoding uncharacterized protein LOC122591568 yields MVRNFKRIFKRNGKFVRPPQNDSRKPPLDLKKKSTRKCFNCGDPNHLVNECTKKRNERAYVGGAWEDEEGEDEEDAHETCFMAIGNSGNLSDDEQESTSGVWSDSEVEDSTMCFVSQDEDEVHSESDYSIETLEHDYEKLAMLSTKISKKNKVLKSENESLSKELEEQKRLVAILMQENNDFRNKEKDVCEKCIVFKTKAKRYERDLCFIKFAKGTKMLDDMLDSIHGRPDRAGIGYKGDGSTSKNRPTIFVKAKLIDGRSFIDRQDSPQITVKTSTMPTLDQVPLKYQKASKAPQKVEKGHITRKYYQSRHKYGNKFSRKNSYVSKANNDHQRNFYNTYNDYLYPRIQYNKKTTKKWVKVGMFNANNPGPMKHWVPKV; encoded by the coding sequence ATGGTGAGAAACTTCAAAAGAATCTTTAAAAGAAATGGGAAGTTTGTTAGACCTCCTCAAAATGACTCAAGAAAACCACCTCTAGACTTAAAGAAGAAGTCTACTAGAAAGTGTTTCAATTGTGGTGATCCAAACCACTTGGTAAATGAGTGCACCAAAAAGAGAAATGAAAGGGCGTATGTTGGTGGTgcttgggaagatgaagaaggagAGGACGAAGAAGATGCTCATGAGACATGCTTCATGGCCATTGGCAATTCGGGAAACTTAAGTGATGATGAACAGGAATCAACAAGCGGAGTTTGGAGTGATAGTGAAGTTGAAGATTCCACCATGTGCTTCGTCAGTCAAGACGAAGATGAGGTACATTCCGAAAGCGACTACTCTATTGAAACACTTGAACACGATTATGAAAAACTTGCAATGTTAAGCactaaaataagtaaaaagaaCAAGGTACTAAAATCGGAGAATGAATCATTGTCAAAAGAATTGGAAGAACAAAAACGTCTTGTAGCTATTTTGATGCAAGAAAACAACGATtttagaaataaagaaaaagatgtttGTGAAAAATGCATTGTCTTTAAAACCAAAGCtaaacggtatgaaagagactTGTGTTTCATAAAATTTGCTAAAGGAACAAAAATGTTAGATGACATGCTTGACTCAATACATGGAAGGCCGGATAGAGCGGGAATTGGGTATAAAGGAGATGGGTCAACAAGTAAGAACCGACCTACTATATTTGTCAAGGCAAAGCTGATCGACGGACGATCTTTCATTGACCGCCAAGATAGTCCGCAGATCACTGTGAAGACATCGACCATGCCAACACTTGACCAAGTCCCATTAAAGTATCAAAAGGCTTCCAAAGCACCTCAAAAGGTTGAAAAAGGTCATATTACTCGTAAATATTATCAATCAAGACATAAATATGGAAACaagttttcaagaaaaaatagcTATGTCTCAAAAGCCAATAATGATCATCAAAGAAACTTCTATAACACATACAATGACTACTTGTACCCAAGAATTCAATACAACAAGAAAACTACTAAGAAATGGGTCAAAGTAGGAATGTTTAATGCTAACAACCCCGGACCTATGAAACATTGGGTACCAAAAGTTTGA